The following are encoded together in the Thunnus maccoyii chromosome 18, fThuMac1.1, whole genome shotgun sequence genome:
- the LOC121884628 gene encoding potassium voltage-gated channel subfamily A member 7, with translation MDKKDKGGGKGGTEGGGQTEEKQKAEEAGDEDKWTKDQHNKLERESSETEPSGEAKRENRRCQWRSGWALTERLAINVSGMRYETQLRTLAQFPDSLLGDPRKRLRYFDPLHNELFLDRSRVCFDAILYFYQSGGRLRRPANVPLDMFLEELCFYELGEEIIDRFKEDEGFAKEEERPLPSNDLQRRLWMLFEYPESSSGARIIAIISVAVIVISILIFCLETLPEFRNEKERREKFTIIPHPTIANETIMIPPGFTPFQDPFFIVETICICWFSFELIVRLMCAPNKIHFFKDIMNTIDFLAIIPYFVTLGTELVKDKGAQPSMSLALIRVIRLVRVFRIFKLSRHSKGLQILGQTLKASLRELALLIFFLFIGVIIFSSAVYFAEVDSPDTAFTSIPEAFWWAVVSMTTVGYGDMYPETVGGKLVGSMCAIAGVLTISLPVPVIVSNFSYFYHRGMECEDTTQYHHVATSLWEKDKEDDEGEEDEDGTDEGPEYMGDYTPLYGQDRGICPPLNGTLLAGLCAGHVAGDQRGINFYLKEPLVTQV, from the exons ATGGATAAAAAAGACAAGGGAGGTGGTAAAGGAGgcacagaaggaggagggcagacagaagaaaaacagaaagctgAGGAGGCCGGTGATGAAGACAAGTGGACCAAAGATCAGCACAACAAGCTGGAGAGGGAGAGCAGCGAGACGGAGCCGAGCGGGGAGGCCAAGAGGGAGAACCGTCGTTGTCAGTGGAGGAGCGGCTGGGCTCTGACTGAGCGCCTGGCCATCAACGTGTCAGGGATGCGTTATGAGACCCAGCTGCGCACCCTCGCTCAGTTCCCGGACTCCCTGCTGGGTGACCCCCGTAAACGACTTCGCTACTTTGACCCGCTGCATAATGAACTCTTCCTGGACAGGAGCCGGGTCTGCTTTGATGCCATCTTGTACTTCTACCAGTCAGGCGGGAGGCTACGGAGGCCCGCCAACGTCCCTCTGGACATGTTTTTGGAGGAGTTATGCTTCTATGAGCTCGGAGAGGAGATCATCGACCGCTTCAAGGAGGATGAAGGCTTCGccaaggaggaggagaggcctTTACCCAGCAACGATTTACAGCGTCGCCTCTGGATGCTGTTTGAGTATCCAGAGTCCTCAAGCGGAGCCCGGATCATCGCCATCATTAGCGTTGCGGTCATCGTGATTTCCATTCTCATCTTCTGCCTGGAGACTCTGCCTGAGTTCAGGAATGAGAAGGAACGGAGGGAG AAATTCACCATCATACCTCACCCCACTATAGCGAACGAAACCATCATGATCCCACCTGGCTTTACTCCCTTCCAGGACCCCTTCTTCATCGTGGAGACGATCTGCATCTGCTGGTTCTCCTTTGAACTCATTGTGCGCCTCATGTGCGCTCCGAACAAGATTCACTTCTTCAAAGACATCATGAATACTATCGATTTCCTCGCCATCATTCCCTATTTTGTCACGCTGGGCACCGAGCTGGTCAAAGACAAAGGTGCGCAGCCCTCCATGTCCCTGGCTCTCATCAGGGTCATCAGGCTGGTGAGGGTCTTCAGGATCTTCAAGCTCTCTCGTCACTCCAAGGGCCTCCAGATCCTGGGCCAGACCCTGAAGGCCAGCCTGCGAGAGCTCGCCCTgctcatcttcttcctcttcatcggAGTCATAATCTTCTCTAGTGCTGTCTACTTTGCAGAAGTGGACAGTCCTGACACGGCTTTCACAAGCATCCCGGAGGCTTTCTGGTGGGCCGTGGTGTCCATGACGACGGTCGGTTACGGGGACATGTATCCGGAGACAGTCGGCGGGAAGCTGGTGGGCTCCATGTGCGCCATCGCCGGCGTGCTCACCATCTCTTTGCCGGTGCCCGTCATTGTGTCCAACTTCAGCTATTTCTACCACCGTGGAATGGAGTGTGAGGACACTACGCAGTATCACCACGTCGCCACGTCACTCTGGGAAAAGGACAAAGAGGACGATGAaggggaggaagatgaggatggGACGGACGAGGGGCCTGAATACATGGGAGATTATACACCCCTGTACGGGCAGGACAGGGGTATCTGCCCTCCTCTTAATGGGACTCTTCTGGCGGGACTTTGTGCAGGACATGTAGCTGGTGATCAGAGGGGGATAAACTTCTACCTCAAAGAACCTTTAGTCACTCAGGTTTGA
- the hsd17b14 gene encoding 17-beta-hydroxysteroid dehydrogenase 14 — protein sequence MSLRYHNKVTIVTGGSKGIGRGVVRVFVENGAKVVFCARGGAAGEALEAELNKSGPGSCKFVTCDVSKEEDIKRLIAVTVERYGHIDCLVNNAGWHPPHKSTDDTTAEEFRDLLNLNLISYFLASKYALPYLRQRRGNIINVSSLVGSIGQKDAAPYVATKGAIIAMTKAMAVDESRYNVRVNCISPGNVMTPLWEELAGQTPDAAAAIKTGENAQLMGRMGTEAECGLAALYLAADATFCTGIDLLLSGGAELNYGFKSQIPS from the exons ATGTCCCTCCGCTACCACAACAAAGTTACGATTGTCACTGGAGGGTCCAAAGGCATTGGCAGGGGGGTTGTCAGAGTGTTTG TGGAGAACGGTGCTAAAGTGGTGTTTTGTGCAAGAGGAG gtgcagcaggtgagGCTCTCGAGGCAGAGCTAAACAAATCAGGTCCAGGCTCATGCAAATTTGTCACGTGTGACGTCTCCAAAGAGGAAGACATCAAG AGATTGATCGCAGTCACAGTGGAGCGTTACGGACACATCGACTGCCTGGTCAACAACGCGGGGTGGC ACCCTCCTCATAAATCTACTGACGACACCACAGCGGAGGAGTTCAGAGATCTGCTGAATCTGAACCTCATCAGCTACTTCTTGGCTTCTAAA TATGCGTTGCCGTACTTGCGTCAGCGTCGTGGAAACATCATTAATGTTTCCAGTCTGGTGGGATCCATCGGTCAGAAAGATGCTGCACCGTATGTCGCTACCAAG GGGGCGATCATCGCCATGACAAAGGCGATGGCTGTGGACGAGAGTCGTTACAACGTGAGAGTCAACTG CATCTCTCCAGGTAATGTGATGACACCTCTGTGGGAAGAATTAGCAGGACAGACACCAGACGCTGCAGCGGCCATTAAAACGGGAGAAAACGCTCAG CTGATGGGTCGTATGGGGACTGAGGCGGAGTGTGGACTGGCTGCCCTGTATCTCGCTGCCGATGCCACTTTCTGCACCGGGATAGACCTGCTGCTCAGCGGAGGAGCCGAACTCAACTACGGCTTCAAGAGTCAGATCCCATCCTGA
- the bcat2 gene encoding branched-chain-amino-acid aminotransferase, mitochondrial isoform X2 has protein sequence MALHGRFVQALPFCFGSQRFASSFKAADLSVERNAACKPRPDPSTLVFGKHFSDHMLTINWSEKDGWEAPRIMPFQNLSLHPASSALHYSIELFEGMKAFRGVDNHIRLFRPMLNMERMHRSADRSCLPLFDKGELLECIRKLVEVDQEWVPYSQDASLYIRPTFIGIEPSLGVSRPGRAMIFVIIGPVGPYFATGSFNPVSLLADPSFVRAWKGGVGAYKMGGNYGPTIAVQNEAVKRGCQQVLWLYGEQEEITEVGTMNLFIYWTNKEGERELVTPPLDGIILPGVTRQSLLDLARIWGEFKVTERTMNMKELLEALDAGRVLEVFGAGTACVVCPVGSLLYKGKTYQIPTMQNGPDLAKRFHKELTDIQYGRKQSEWAPLVA, from the exons ATG GCACTCCATGGACGATTTGTTCAGGCCCTTCCCTTTTGCTTTGGTTCACAGCGCTTCGCCAGCTCCTTTAAg GCAGCAGATCTCAGCGTTGAACGCAATGCGGCATGCAAGCCGAGGCCCGACCCTTCCACCTTGGTGTTCGGCAAACACTTCTCCGACCACATGTTGACCATCAACTGGTCGGAGAAGGACGGCTGGGAGGCACCTCGGATCATGCCTTTCCAGAACCTGTCGCTGCACCCCGCCAGCTCTGCCCTGCACTACTCCAtagag CTGTTTGAAGGCATGAAGGCGTTTCGTGGAGTCGACAACCACATCCGTCTGTTCAGACCCATGCTGAACATGGAGAGGATGCATCGGAGCGCGGACAGAAGCTGCCTTCCT CTGTTTGACAAAGGTGAACTGCTGGAGTGCATCAGGAAGCTGGTGGAGGTGGACCAGGAGTGGGTTCCCTATTCCCAGGACGCCAGCCTCTACATCAGACCCACCTTCATAGGAATTGAG CCGTCCCTCGGCGTGTCTCGGCCAGGAAGAGCTATGATCTTTGTCATCATCGGCCCAGTGGGACCCTACTTTGCCACGGGGTCCTTCAACCCCGTTTCTCTGCTGGCGGACCCTTCGTTCGTCAGGGCTTGGAAAGGAGGCGTCGGGGCTTATAAGATGGGAGG taaCTACGGCCCTACGATAGCGGTGCAGAACGAGGCGGTGAAGAGAGGCTGTCAGCAGGTCCTGTGGCTGTACGGAGAACAGGAGGAGATCACCGAGGTCGGCACCATGAACCTCTTCATCTACTGGACCAATAAGGAAGGAG agagagagTTGGTGACCCCTCCTCTGGATGGCATCATTCTTCCAGGAGTCACCAGACAGTCTCTGCTGGACCTCGCTAGAATCTGG GGTGAGTTCAAGGTGACGGAGCGTACGATGAACAtgaaggagctgctggaggcTCTGGACGCCGGAAGGGTCCTGGAGGTGTTTGGAGCGGGGACTGCATGCGTCGTCTGTCCTGTCGGCAGCCTCCTCTACAAAGGAAAG ACGTACCAGATCCCTACTATGCAGAACGGTCCAGACCTGGCAAAGAGGTTCCACAAAGAGCTTACTGATATTCAG TATGGACGCAAACAAAGTGAATGGGCACCACTGGTCGCTTAA
- the bcat2 gene encoding branched-chain-amino-acid aminotransferase, mitochondrial isoform X1, whose product MAALRSALHGRFVQALPFCFGSQRFASSFKAADLSVERNAACKPRPDPSTLVFGKHFSDHMLTINWSEKDGWEAPRIMPFQNLSLHPASSALHYSIELFEGMKAFRGVDNHIRLFRPMLNMERMHRSADRSCLPLFDKGELLECIRKLVEVDQEWVPYSQDASLYIRPTFIGIEPSLGVSRPGRAMIFVIIGPVGPYFATGSFNPVSLLADPSFVRAWKGGVGAYKMGGNYGPTIAVQNEAVKRGCQQVLWLYGEQEEITEVGTMNLFIYWTNKEGERELVTPPLDGIILPGVTRQSLLDLARIWGEFKVTERTMNMKELLEALDAGRVLEVFGAGTACVVCPVGSLLYKGKTYQIPTMQNGPDLAKRFHKELTDIQYGRKQSEWAPLVA is encoded by the exons ATGGCAGCCCTCCGATCG GCACTCCATGGACGATTTGTTCAGGCCCTTCCCTTTTGCTTTGGTTCACAGCGCTTCGCCAGCTCCTTTAAg GCAGCAGATCTCAGCGTTGAACGCAATGCGGCATGCAAGCCGAGGCCCGACCCTTCCACCTTGGTGTTCGGCAAACACTTCTCCGACCACATGTTGACCATCAACTGGTCGGAGAAGGACGGCTGGGAGGCACCTCGGATCATGCCTTTCCAGAACCTGTCGCTGCACCCCGCCAGCTCTGCCCTGCACTACTCCAtagag CTGTTTGAAGGCATGAAGGCGTTTCGTGGAGTCGACAACCACATCCGTCTGTTCAGACCCATGCTGAACATGGAGAGGATGCATCGGAGCGCGGACAGAAGCTGCCTTCCT CTGTTTGACAAAGGTGAACTGCTGGAGTGCATCAGGAAGCTGGTGGAGGTGGACCAGGAGTGGGTTCCCTATTCCCAGGACGCCAGCCTCTACATCAGACCCACCTTCATAGGAATTGAG CCGTCCCTCGGCGTGTCTCGGCCAGGAAGAGCTATGATCTTTGTCATCATCGGCCCAGTGGGACCCTACTTTGCCACGGGGTCCTTCAACCCCGTTTCTCTGCTGGCGGACCCTTCGTTCGTCAGGGCTTGGAAAGGAGGCGTCGGGGCTTATAAGATGGGAGG taaCTACGGCCCTACGATAGCGGTGCAGAACGAGGCGGTGAAGAGAGGCTGTCAGCAGGTCCTGTGGCTGTACGGAGAACAGGAGGAGATCACCGAGGTCGGCACCATGAACCTCTTCATCTACTGGACCAATAAGGAAGGAG agagagagTTGGTGACCCCTCCTCTGGATGGCATCATTCTTCCAGGAGTCACCAGACAGTCTCTGCTGGACCTCGCTAGAATCTGG GGTGAGTTCAAGGTGACGGAGCGTACGATGAACAtgaaggagctgctggaggcTCTGGACGCCGGAAGGGTCCTGGAGGTGTTTGGAGCGGGGACTGCATGCGTCGTCTGTCCTGTCGGCAGCCTCCTCTACAAAGGAAAG ACGTACCAGATCCCTACTATGCAGAACGGTCCAGACCTGGCAAAGAGGTTCCACAAAGAGCTTACTGATATTCAG TATGGACGCAAACAAAGTGAATGGGCACCACTGGTCGCTTAA
- the ifi35 gene encoding interferon-induced protein 35 isoform X2 → MLFQGSCSLPLTFVPFKARVKLLNQEENELLEKIERVKAALKDEKAENLHLKQQADVFMAVPEKKVVFKGKTEKASDSQPFEMDARIVYPMDGGTALITFEEEVVAKKVLNMKKHQVALEGGCSISVEARPIQLMLPTLVEIDSEVCPQRILISNLPKMDTEPLLNKLEIHFSKTKNGGGEVDECEMLADSGTVVLTFVDKHIAKGLTDTEHHDVKLQQKKHRVRVTPFLNGKIKNFKTKMSVCPRTVLLTGIPAVMEQDTLQDLLEIHFQKSGNSGGEIEAILYNPVGEQVSALFQGVSPSREEDGQ, encoded by the exons atgctttttcagGGTAGTTGCAGTTTACCTCTTACCTTTGTACCATTTAAG gcGAGGGTGAAGCTGCTCAATCAGGAGGAGAACGAGCTGCTGGAGAAGATCGAGAGAGTCAAGGCGGCTCTGAAGGACGAAAAGGCTGAAAACCTCCACCTGAAACAGCAGGCCGAC GTGTTCATGGCCGTGCCGGAGAAGAAGGTCGTCTTtaaaggaaagacagagaaagcGTCCGACTCACAACCGTTTGAGATGGACGCACGCATAGTTTATCCCATGGACGGAGGAACGGCGCTGATTACGTTTGAGGAGGAAGTCG TGGCCAAGAAGGTCCTGAACATGAAGAAGCATCAGGTGGCTCTGGAAGGAGGCTGCAGCATCAGTGTGGAGGCCAGACCGATTCAGCTGATGCTGCCAACGCTGGTGGag ATCGACTCTGAAGTTTGTCCTCAGCGCATTTTAATCTCCAACCTCCCCAAGATGGACACCGAGCCTCTGCTGAACAAGCTGGAGATCCACTTCTCCAAGACGAAAAACGGAGGCGGAGAGGTGGACGAATGTGAAATGCTGGCTGACTCTGGGACTGTGGTCCTCACGTTCGTGGACAAACACA TCGCCAAAGGTTTGACGGATACGGAGCACCACGATGTGAAGCTGCAACAGAAGAAGCACAGAGTGAGAGTGACGCCTTTCCTGAACGGAAAGATTAAAAACTTTAAG ACCAAGATGTCGGTTTGTCCTCGCACGGTGCTGCTGACGGGAATCCCTGCCGTCATGGAGCAGGACACCCTGCAGGATCTGCTGGAAATCCACTTCCAGAAAAGCGGCAACAGCGGCGGAGAGATCGAAGCCATCCTCTACAACCCGGTGGGTGAGCAGGTCTCGGCTCTGTTCCAGGGCGTCTCCCCAAGCAGAGAGGAGGACGGGCAGTAG
- the ifi35 gene encoding interferon-induced protein 35 isoform X1, with translation MSSDEDFSLVTDPSKETLEGIKALLFNQKKIYEQHLEEHKELAASRDDRREMTEKFKQRTVKLRDQIKKDKLSYSERIENEKARVKLLNQEENELLEKIERVKAALKDEKAENLHLKQQADVFMAVPEKKVVFKGKTEKASDSQPFEMDARIVYPMDGGTALITFEEEVVAKKVLNMKKHQVALEGGCSISVEARPIQLMLPTLVEIDSEVCPQRILISNLPKMDTEPLLNKLEIHFSKTKNGGGEVDECEMLADSGTVVLTFVDKHIAKGLTDTEHHDVKLQQKKHRVRVTPFLNGKIKNFKTKMSVCPRTVLLTGIPAVMEQDTLQDLLEIHFQKSGNSGGEIEAILYNPVGEQVSALFQGVSPSREEDGQ, from the exons GATTTCTCTCTGGTGACGGACCCGTCTAAGGAAACTTTAGAGGGAATCAAGGCTTTACTCTTCAACCAGAAG AAAATATATGAACAGCACCTCGAGGAGCACAAGGAGCTGGCAGCCAGCCGAGATGACCGGCGCGAGATGACGGAGAAGTTCAAGCAGCGTACAGTGAAACTGAGGGACCAGATCAAAAAGGACAAGCTGTCCTACAGCGAACGCATTGAGAATGAAAAA gcGAGGGTGAAGCTGCTCAATCAGGAGGAGAACGAGCTGCTGGAGAAGATCGAGAGAGTCAAGGCGGCTCTGAAGGACGAAAAGGCTGAAAACCTCCACCTGAAACAGCAGGCCGAC GTGTTCATGGCCGTGCCGGAGAAGAAGGTCGTCTTtaaaggaaagacagagaaagcGTCCGACTCACAACCGTTTGAGATGGACGCACGCATAGTTTATCCCATGGACGGAGGAACGGCGCTGATTACGTTTGAGGAGGAAGTCG TGGCCAAGAAGGTCCTGAACATGAAGAAGCATCAGGTGGCTCTGGAAGGAGGCTGCAGCATCAGTGTGGAGGCCAGACCGATTCAGCTGATGCTGCCAACGCTGGTGGag ATCGACTCTGAAGTTTGTCCTCAGCGCATTTTAATCTCCAACCTCCCCAAGATGGACACCGAGCCTCTGCTGAACAAGCTGGAGATCCACTTCTCCAAGACGAAAAACGGAGGCGGAGAGGTGGACGAATGTGAAATGCTGGCTGACTCTGGGACTGTGGTCCTCACGTTCGTGGACAAACACA TCGCCAAAGGTTTGACGGATACGGAGCACCACGATGTGAAGCTGCAACAGAAGAAGCACAGAGTGAGAGTGACGCCTTTCCTGAACGGAAAGATTAAAAACTTTAAG ACCAAGATGTCGGTTTGTCCTCGCACGGTGCTGCTGACGGGAATCCCTGCCGTCATGGAGCAGGACACCCTGCAGGATCTGCTGGAAATCCACTTCCAGAAAAGCGGCAACAGCGGCGGAGAGATCGAAGCCATCCTCTACAACCCGGTGGGTGAGCAGGTCTCGGCTCTGTTCCAGGGCGTCTCCCCAAGCAGAGAGGAGGACGGGCAGTAG